A genomic stretch from Orcinus orca chromosome 14, mOrcOrc1.1, whole genome shotgun sequence includes:
- the LOC117200883 gene encoding BTB/POZ domain-containing adapter for CUL3-mediated RhoA degradation protein 3-like has protein sequence MSEGLASAPGSCELGVSCVSQSGFGDCSVFQLFMEEISGESVVSSAVPVAATHTTSFKGTSPSSKYMKLNMGGALYYTTMQTLTKQDTRLKAVFSRCIEMLTDSEGWILIDECEKLYGTILNYLCDGAVPLPESHRETEELQEEAKYYLVQGLVEEFQAALQNKDTYEPFCRVPVITSSKEEQKLIVTSNKPAVKLPYNRSNNKYSYTSNSDDNMLKNIELFEKLSLCFDGRVLFIKDVIGDEICCWSFYSQGHKIAEVCCTSIVYTTEKKQTKVEFPEARIYEETLNILLYEAQDDRGPDSALLEATGGVAGCSHHLDEDDEWERIYIAQIC, from the coding sequence atgagcgAAGGCCTCGCCTCCGCCCCAGGCTCATGCGAGCTGGGTGTTTCCTGTGTCTCTCAGTCCGGGTTTGGAGACTGCAGTGTCTTCCAGCTTTTCATGGAAGAGATATCAGGAGAAAGTGTGGTGAGCTCAGCAGTACCAGTGGCTGCGACCCACACCACTTCGTTCAAGGGCACGAGCCCCAGCTCCAAGTACATGAAGCTGAACATGGGCGGAGCCCTGTACTACACCACCATGCAGACGCTGACCAAGCAGGACACTAGGCTGAAGGCCGTGTTCAGCAGGTGCATAGAGATGCTCACGGACAGTGAAGGCTGGATCCTCATTGACGAGTGTGAGAAGCTCTATGGTACGATACTCAATTACCTTTGTGACGGGGCGGTCCCCTTGCCCGAGAGCCACCGGGAGACTGAGGAGCTGCAGGAAGAAGCCAAGTACTATCTGGTCCAGGGCCTGGTGGAAGAGTTCCAGGCAGCCCTGCAAAACAAAGATACTTATGAGCCTTTCTGCAGAGTTCCTGTTATCACCTCATCCAAGGAAGAACAGAAACTTATAGTGACTTCAAATAAGCCAGCCGTGAAGTTGCCCTACAACAGAAGTAACAACAAATACTCGTATACCAGCAATTCTGACGACAATATGTTGAAGAACATCGAACTGTTTGAAAAGCTGTCTCTGTGCTTTGATGGAAGGGTCCTGTTCATAAAGGATGTCATTGGGGATGAAATCTGCTGCTGGTCCTTCTACAGCCAGGGCCACAAGATCGCTGAAGTCTGCTGTACCTCTATCGTCTACACCACGGAGAAGAAACAGACCAAGGTGGAGTTCCCCGAAGCCCGGATCTATGAGGAGACCCTGAATATTTTGCTGTATGAGGCCCAGGATGACCGGGGACCTGACAGCGCGCTTCTGGAGGCCACAGGTGGGGTGGCCGGTTGCTCCCACCACCTGGACGAGGATGACGAGTGGGAGCGGATCTACATTGCCCAGATCTGTTGA